GACGGCCCTGATGCCGTGTTCGTCCGCCACGGCGGGCCGCGTCCTGCAGCACGTCTATGCCCTGTCCGTCGGCTGGCAGCAGCTGAGCGGCGCTCCGGCGCGCTTCCCGTTTGGCCCGGCGGGTCCCTCTGCCGCCGGAACCGACCCTGCGGGCAACGTCTACGGGCAGGAATTTGAACTGGCCCTACGGGCGGTGATGGCCCGGCTGGAGGCGTCCCACCCATGACCTGATACATCCGCGACATTAGGGGTTTATGATGGAGGTCATGAAGCGAAACCTGTTCCTGATCAGCTCGGTTCTTACCCTGTCCTCATGCAGCATGACGTCGAACCCGGCCGAGCCGGTGACGGTTGCGGTGGTGGGCCTCAACGACTTCCACGGCAACTTGGAAGCGACCAACTTCAGCGGAGTGATGATTCCCGATCCCGCCGATCCCACCAAGCAGATTCGTCTGAAGGCCGGGGGCATCGAGGCCATCGGCGGCTACCTGGCCCAGGAGCGTGCCAAGAACCCCAATCTGGTGTTCGTGGGCGCAGGCGACCTGATCGGCGCCTCGCCCATCACGAGCAGCCTGCTGCGCGACGAGCCCAGCACCATCGCGCTGAGCAAGCTGGGCATGAAGTTCAGCTCGCTGGGCAACCACGAATTCGATCAGGGCCTCCAGGAACTGCTGCGCATGCAGAACGGCGGCTGTGACAGCAACGACACGGCCAAGGCCTGCAAGTTCCAGAACCCGTACCCGGCGGCCGACTTTCAGTGGCTGGGAGCCAACGTCGTGGACAAGACCACGGGCAAGCCTGTCTTCAAGCCCTACGCAGTTCAGGAAGTCGGCGGCGCGAAGATCGGCTTTATCGGTGCGGTGCTGCAGGGCACGCCCAGCATCGTCAGTCCCGACGGCGTCAAGACGCTGGATTTCCTGGATGAAGCGGCGAGCATCAACAAGTACGTGCCTGAACTCAAGAAAATGAACGTGGACGCCATCATCGTGCTGATCCACCAGGGCGGCACGGCCAAGGATGATTTCGCGCAGCCCGCCTGCGGCACCCTGGACGGCCCCATTGTTGACATCGTGAATAAGTTGGACCCCTCCATCAGAGCGGTGATCACCGGGCACAGCCACCAGGGCTACAACTGCCTGGTGGGCGGGCGCGTGGTGATTCAGGGCGACTACTACGGCCACCTGCTGCAGCGCCTGGACCTGACCGTGGACAAGGCCAACCACAAGCTGCTGTCCATCAAGGCGGCCAACGTGGTGGTCGATACCCGCACCCTGCCCAAGGACCCGGCCATGACTGCCATCCTGACGCGCGCCAAGGAACTGACCGACGCTGTGAAGCAGACGCCGGTGGGCACGCTGGCCACCCCCACCATCAGCCGGACCAGCAACGCGGCGGGCGAGAGTGCGCTGGGCGACGTGATTGCCGATTCGCAGCTGGCTGCCACCCAGGACAAGGGCGCAGTGATCGCCTTCATGAACCCCGGCGGCATCCGCGCCGACCTGACCGCCAGCGCGGCCGGCAACACCGCCACCTTCGGCGACATCTACACCGTGCAGCCCTTCGGCAACACCCTGGTGGTCATGGACCTGACCGGCGCGCAGATCAAGGCCCTGCTCGAGCAGCAGTTTGACAACCCTGCCGCCGGCAGCAGCCGCATCCTGCAGGTCAGCAAGGGCTTTACCTACAGCTACGACTCGACCGCCGCCAAGGGCAGCCGCGTGGACGCTGCGAGCATCAAGCTGAACGGCCAGACCCTGGACCCCACCAAGTCCTACCGCGTGACCATGAACTCGTTCCTGGCTGGCGGCGGCGACTCCTTCCTGGTGTTGAAAGACGGCACCAACGTACTGCAGCTGCCCAATCTGGTGGATGTGGACGCCTTCGTGGCCTACGCCAAGGCCAACCCCGGCCTCGCGGGCGGCCCGCAGAACCGCATCACCAAGACCAAGTAATTCTGGGTCAATAATTCCTCAGCTCCCCGCACGCTGATCGCGGCGCGTTCCGAACCTCCCAGGAGGGCCGGAACGCGCCTGCTCTTGTCGTGCTCGGCGCGGGCCTTGACCGTCCATTCAGGGCTGCGCCCCGGGGCTGACCCGTGTACTATCCTCGGCGGTATCCGTGTTCCTGCCCAGCCCGCTGGAAACACTTCCAATCCACACGCCCTTTCCCCGGAGGTTCTTCCCATGACCATTTCCCGTTCCAGCGGCGTTCTGCTGCACCCCACCAGCCTGCCCGGTCCCTACGGCATCGGCGAGCTGGGGGCCTACGCGCGCCACTTCATCGACTGGCTGTCCGACGGCGGGCAGCGTTACTGGCAGGTCATGCCGCTGGGGCCGACCGGCTACGGCGACAGCCCCTATCAGGCGTTCTCTGCCTTTGCGGGCAACCCCTACCTGATTGACCTGGCGACGCTGCGCGAGGACAACCTGCTGCACGACACCGATTTCAGCGGCATGCCGACCTTCGCTCCGGCCCGGGTGGATTTCGGGCAGCAATACATCTGGCGCAACCAGATGCTGGAGCGGGCCTACATCTCGTATGTGGGCGGCGCGGCCCCGCAGTTGACGCCCGAGTTCGAGGCCTTCAAGTCCGAGGAAAAGAGCTGGCTGGACGACTACGCCCTGTTCACCGCCCTCAAGGCCGAGCATGGCGGCCTGCCCTGGAATGCGTGGCAGCCGGCCGTGCGCGACCGCGACCCCGAGGCGCTGGACGCGGCCCGCACCCGGCTGGCCGGGGCCATGGAACGCGTGCGGTTCATTCAGTTCCTGTTCTTCCGCCAGTGGAACGCGGTCCGTGCGTATGCGCATGGCAAGGGCATCGAGATCATCGGCGACATTCCCATCTTCGTGGCGATGGACAGCAGCGACGCCTGGGCGGGCCGCGACCAGTTCTACTTCGATGACCAGGGCCAGCCCACCGTGGTGGCGGGCGTGCCGCCGGACTACTTCTCCGAGACCGGGCAGCTGTGGGGCAACCCGCTGTACAACTGGGAAGTCATGCGCAAAGACGGCTTCGCGTGGTGGATCGAGCGCTTCAAGGGCAGCCTGAAGCTCTTTGACCTGATCCGCATCGACCACTTCCGGGGCTTTGCGGCGTACTGGGAAATTCCCTTTCCGGCCGAGACCGCCATGCACGGACGCTGGGTGCCCGCCCTGGGCCACCAGATGTTCGAGGCGGTGCGGGAAGCGCTGGGCGTGCTGCCGATCATCGCCGAGGACCTGGGCGTCATCACGCCCGATGTGGAGAAGCTGCGCGACGATTTCGGGTTCCCCGGCATGGCGGTGCTGCAGTTCGCCTTCGGCGGCGGTGACTTCTCGGTCAACGATTTTCTGCCGCACAACCTGCGCGAGAATCAGGTGGTCTACACCGGCACCCACGACAACGACACCACGCGCGGATGGTGGGCGAACGCCAGCGATCAGGAGCGGCACAACTTCCGGGTGTACACCAGCAGCGATCCCACCGAGGAAGGCTTTGCGTGGCAGCTCACCGAACTGGCCTTCGGCAGCCGCGCCAACCTCGCGGTCGTGCCGCTGCAGGACATCTTTAACCTGGGCAGCGCAGACCGCATGAACCTGCCCGGCACCACCGGCGACCACAACTGGACCTGGCGCTACTTCGCCGGCGACCTGCGCCCCGATCTGGCGGCCCGCCTGCGGGCCCTGACCGAGATGACGGGCCGTCTGGGCCGTTAGGCCGGTTTAAGGCCGCCGCGCCCCCTCCAACTGCCCACGCCGTTTCTGAAGACCTAAGACTTCGCCTTGTCGGCGGGGTCTTTTTTCTGCTTTCTGTTGCTGTTCTTTGGGTGGCCGTCCGCCGCTGGCCCAGGCTTTCCACTACCCTGTGGCCCATGAAGCTTTACACCAAGACGGGCGACGGCGGCACCACCGGACTGTACGGCGCGGACCGCGTGAGCAAGGCGCACAGCCGCGTGGAGGCCTACGGTACGGTCGATGAACTCAACAGCGTGATCGGGCTGGCGCGGGCGCACAACACCCGCAGCCACAAGCCCGACCCGGCACTGGACGCCGATCTGGAATACCTCCAGAACGCGCTGTTCGATCTGGGTGCCGACCTGGCCTCCCGCCCCGGCACGACGTACGAGGCCAAGATCAGCCGCATCGACGCGCAGGACTCGGCCTTTCTGGAGGCGATGATTGACCGTTATCAGGAGGCTGCGCCGCCGTTCACCGGCTTTGTCCACCCCGGCGGCACCCCCGCCGCCGCCTCGCTGCACGTGGCGCGCACCGTCGCGCGCCGCGCCGAGCGCGAGGTCATTCGCCTGCTGCAGGAGGAGGACGCCAACCCTGAGGTTCAGATCTACCTCAACCGCCTCTCGGACCTGCTGTTCGTAATGGCGCGGGCCGCCAACCAGGCGGCGGGCATCGAGGAACATGCCTGGCTGGTCAAGGGCCGGCGCTAGACCTGAGCGGGCCGGGCAGGTCGTCGAGCACGCCGCGCCGCCACTGCTTTCTGCGTCAGCACCCGCACGATCTCCCGCGCTCCCGCCGCCGCTTCATGGGCGGTGAGGCCGCCGTAACCCAGCAGCAGGGCATTGGGCACCGGACCGTCGAAGGTGTAGGGATGCAGCGTGGACACGAAAACGCCGTGGCGGGCAAGTTCGGCGGCAACCTCACGGGCGTCGTGGGCGGGCGAGAGGTGCAGGCAGACATGCAGCCCGGCCTCGATGCCGCCCAGGGTGACGTGGGGGGCGAGCGGCTCGAGTATCTGCGTAAGTGCGGCGCGTACTCCGGCGTGCCAGCGGCGGGTGCGCCGGATGTGACGGTCGATCTCACCCGTTCTCAACAGGTGCAGCAGGGCGTGCTGAACCGGCAGTGGGTGGCCGGAATCCAGCAGCGTGCGGGCCCGCACCAGCGCCGGCATCAGCGCGCCGGGTCCGACCACGAAGCCGGTGCGGACGGCGGGAGTCAGCACCTTGGACAGCGTGCCCAGATACAGCACCCGCCCGCCCGAGGAGTCCAGACCGGCCAGGGTGGGCAGCGGCGGCGCGCCGTAGCGGAATTCTCCGTCGTAGTCGTCTTCCACGATCAGGGCGTCGTGGGCGCGGGCCCACTCCAGCAGGGCCAGACGCCGGGGCAGGCTCATGCGTCCGCCCAGCGGAAACTGGTGGCTGGGCGTGACATAGGCGAGCCGGGCGGCGGGCGTGTCCGGGCCGATCACCGGACCGTCGGCGTCCACCTGCAGTGGAAGCACGTGATGACCGGCGTCCATAATGGCCTGCCGCGCCGCGCGGTAGCCGCAGGCCTCCAGCAGTACCCGTGAGGCCGGGGGCAGCAGCCGCAGAATCAGGTTCAGGGCCTGCAGGCTGCCCGCCGTGACCAGTACCCGTTCCGGCGCGGCACCCAGGCCCCGTGAGCGGCCCACGAACGCCGCCAACGCCGCGCGCAGTTCGGGTTCGCCCGCCGGATCGCTGTAGTCGCCGGATACCCGGGTCCGCGCCGCGTGCGCCCAGGCCTGCCGCCACGCCCGGGTGTCCAGTGTTGCCGTGGTCGCCACTCCCACCCGAAAATGAATGCCGCGGGCGGTTCCGGGGCCGTCCACCGGGGCGGCCGTCGGCCGCCGGAACCATCCGGGAGCGGGGCTGTCCACCAGTTGCCCGCGCGCCGCACCTGCCGAGACGCGCGTGCCGCGGCCCACCACCGCTTCCAGCGTGCCGTCAGCCACCAGTTCCGCGTAGGCGCCCGCCACCACCCCCCGCGTGACCCCCAGTCCGGCGGCCAGCGTCCGCGAGCCGGGCAGGGTGGTGCCTTCCGGCAGTGCGCCCGACAGCACCGCCGCGCGCAGTTCTGCGGCCAGCTGCGCCTGCAACGGCGTCTCCGCGCCTCGTTGCAGGCGCAGCGCTATGGGCAGATCCGCCCGAAGTGGACCGCTGTGTTTGGCCCGAAGTGGAGCTTTTTGGGGAGCCACCATGCGGCTAGTGTACGGACATGTTTCCTATACGCGCGCTGCTGCGCCCCCTCAGGTCCAACTCCTTCCCCCTGACGGCAGGGTTTCCGTGAGCGACTTCTACGATCCCCGGAAGCGCGATCCCAGCCTCAGCCGCCGCCCGCACAACCGCCGGGACGACCCGTGGATACGGGAGGTGCTGGGCCGCGTCTGTATCGGCCGGGTGGCCACGGTCTGGCAGTCGGAAGACGGGCGGCCGTTTCCGTTCATCACTCCACTGGCCTTCGCATACCGTCCGGAAACGCACGACCTCGTGTACCACACCAACATCACCGGTCGGCTGTGGGCCAACACCGTGCAGGGCCACCCGGCGACCCTGGAGGCGTCCGAGATCGGGGCCCTGCTGCCCAGCAACAGTCCGCTGGAACTCTCGGTGCAGTACCGCTCCGTGATCGCCTTCGGGACCGCCCGCCTGCTGACCGACCCGCAGGAGGCCCGCGCCGCCCTGACCGTGCTGTCCGAGCGGATATTTCCAGACCTGTGTATCGGTCAGCAGACCCGGCCCATCCTGGAAGGCGACCTGGCCCGAACCAGCGTCTACTCGCTGGCAATCGAGCGCTGGAGCGGCAAGGAGAACTGGATGCCCGGAGCCGATCAGACACAGGACTGGCCCGCACTGACCCCGGAACTGGCCCGGTTACGCCCGGCCCTGTCTGAGCCCGGTAGGCTGGTGCCGTGAACCGTCGCGACGCCCTTCAGCTGTTCCTGCTCTCTGCAGTGTGGGGCATCTCATTTCTGTTGATCAAGTGGGGTGGTGAGGTCTTTCCGCCGCTGTGGGTCGCGCTGCTGCGGTGCGTGTTCGGGGGCGGGGTGCTGTGGCTGGCGTTGCGGCTGGGCGGCCACTCCCTGCCGCCAGCCCGGCTGTGGAAACCGCTGCTGCTCGTCGCCTTTTTCAACAACGTTGTGCCGTGGACCTTTTTCGCGTGGGGCGAGCAGAGCGTTTCGAGCAACATCGCCGCCATCCTGAACGCCACCACGCCGCTGTTCACGTTGATGATCAGCCTGGGCGTGCGCGAGGTTGTCCCCAGTGCCCGTGTGATTCTGGGCGTGCTGATTGGCCTGGGCGGCGTGGGCCTGACCGTCTTCGGCGGGCTCAGCGGCGGCCACGCCACGGCCCTGGGCATTGCGGTGCTGGCGGCGGCGGGGCTGGGGTACGCCATCGCCACCGTGATCGCCAAGCGCGCGCTGGGCGGTCTGAAACCGGTGGGTCTGGCGACCACGCAACTGACCCTGGCCGGTCTCCTTCTGCTGCCCGCCGCGCTGCTGGGACCCCCGCCTGCCGCCCTGACCCTGCAGGCCGTGACCGCCATGCTGTTTCTGGGCGTGTTCGGCAGCGGCCTGGCTTACCTGCTGTACTACGGCCTGCTGTCGCGGGTGTCGTCCACCCAGGTCGTTGCCGTCACCTATCTGCTGCCGGTCTGGGGACTGTTCTGGGGAGCGGTGGCGGGTGAACGGGTAGGAACCCTCTCGGTGGTCGGCGTGGGCGTGATCCTGGCGGGGCTGGCGCTGCTCAATCTGCGGTTCCGGCGTGTTCGTATCCCCGTCCTCACCTGAAGCCCTGTCCCGAAACGCCGCCCCGGACCGGTAGGCTGGACACCTCACCGAATTTTCTTTTCACGAAGCCTACACTGATTCCCTACGGAGGAACATATGACCGCAACCCCGGAAACCAACAAGAGCAAGTGGCTCAGCGCCGAGATGAAGTACGACAGTGGCGTGTACAACAAGCATGAGGTCGTGATGGTGCGCGGCCAGGGCGCGACCGTGTGGGACGAGAACGGACGCTCGTACATCGACTGCGTGGCGGGCTACGGCGTCGCCAACATCGGCCACAGCCATCCGGATGTCGTCAAGGCCATTCAGGAGCAGGCGGGCAAGCTGATGATCATGCCCCAGAGCGTGCCCAACGACAAGCGCGCCGAGTTTCTGCAGGAACTGGTGGGCGTGCTGCCCGCGGGGCTGGAGCGGGTCTTCCTGTGTAACTCCGGCACCGAGGCGATGGAAGCGGCCAAGAAGTTCGCGATCACCGGCACGGGCCGCAAGCGCTTCGTGAGCATGAAGCGCGGTTTTTCCGGCCGCAGCCTGGGTGCCCTGGCGTTGACCTGGGAGCCCAAGTACCGTGAACCCTTCGGCGAGGCCGTGGACAACAAGAACGTGGACTTCGTGACCTACGGCAACATCGAGGAACTGCGCGCGGCCGTGACCGAGGAAACCGCCGCCGTGATCCTGGAACCCGTGCAGGGCGAGGGCGGGGTCCGTCCCGGCAGCCTGGAATTCATTCAGGAGGCCCGCCGCATCACCCAGGAAAAGGGCGCGCTGCTGATCATGGATGAGATCCAGACCGGCTTTTGCCGCACCGGCAAGATGTTTGCCACCGAGCACTTCGGGGTCACCCCCGACGGCATGACCCTGGCCAAGGCGATGGCGGGCGGCGTGCCCATCGGCGCGTTCGTGATGACTGCTGAGGTCGCCGACCGCATGCCTGCCGGCGGCCACGGCACCACCTTCGGCGGCAATCCCCTGAGCATGGCCGCCGGACTCGCCGCCATCCGCGCCATGAAGCGCGAGGGCATGGCCGAGCAGGCCCGCGAGAAGGGGGCGTACTTCATGGAGAAACTGCGCGCCATCGAGTCGTCCAAGATCCGCGAGGTGCGCGGGATGGGTCTGATGATCGGCGTGGAACTCAAGGAAAAGAGTGCGCCGTACATCACCGCGCTGGAACACGACGAGGGCGTGATGGCGCTGCAGGCCACGCCGCTGGTCGTGCGCTTCCTGCCGCCCATCACCATCTCCAAGGAGCAGATCGACACGGTGGTCGCCGCCTTCGAGCGTGTGCTGAACACGGTCAACCCGCGTGCCGAGCGTCAGGCCCAGCTGGCAGCGCAGGCCGAGGAAAAGCAGAGCGAGTAGCCGCCGGGTTCAGACCGGGCCGGGGAGCGAACGTGGCTCCCCGGCCCGTTTTTGCTGCCCATGACGGCGCCGGGCAAGTGTGAAATTCGCTCAGACACCCCAGCGTGAGGCTCCTTACACTGCGGGCGTGAAGTTCTGGGTGGGCGGGATATCGGCGCTGGCGCTGTTGGGTGGGGCGCTGGCGGTGGGTGCGGTGGCAGGCTCAGACGACCAGCTTGCCCCCGGCTTTCGGGTGGGTGGGGTGGACGTGGGCGGGCTGACCCGTGCGCAGGCGCTGGCCGCCGTGTCGGGGCAGACCCTGCGCGCACCGCAGGTAACGGTGGTGGCCGGCCACCACCGCTGGACTGTGGAGGCCGGCGCCCTGGGCTGGCACGCAGACGCCGAGGCCAGCGTGGCGGCGGCCGAGCGGGCCACCGCCGAGCGCACGGCCCTGCAGCGGCTGCGCGGGCTGGTGGGACAGGAGCAGCCTCAGAACTTTCCGCTGGTGGCCGCGGTGGACGCCGCCGCCGCCGGGAGGGCGCTGGCCACCCTGACGGCGGGTCTGGTCACTCCACCGACCGACGCCCGCGTGTACTTCGATAAGGTGGCCCTGCGCTACGCGGTGCGGGCCGACGCGCCGGGCCAGGAGTTTGAGGTCGAGGCCGCTGCCCGCGCCTACGCGGCGGCGCCGGCCACGACCCTGCTGCGTGTGACGGTGCAGGACCGCATGGCACAGGTCCGTGCACAGGACCTGCAGGGCCATGTGGCCCAGGGCAATGCCCTGATGCGTCCCTTCGGCGCCACGCTGGCGGGGACCAAACGCAAGGGTGTCCTCACGGCCCTGCAGGTCGCCAACCTGTACTGGGTGCGCCCCGAGGGCGTCGTGCCCGACCCGGCGGCGCTGAAGCGTGCCTTTGGTCTGCTGACCGAAACGGTGGACCAGCCGGCCCGCAATGCCCGCTTCGCCGCCCGGGGCGACAAACTGGTGGGAATGCCCGAGCAGGCCGGCCGGGTCACGGACCGGGCCGCCGCCTACGCCGCCTTCAAGACGGCGGTGTTCGATGCCAGCAAAACCAGCGTGATCCTGGCGAGCAGGGTCACGACACCCACCCTGACGCTGAAGCAGCTGCCCGATGCGGGCAAACTGCAACTGATCCACACCGGCCGCAGCACCTATGACCACAGCAGTCCGGAGCGGCGCACCAACGTCGCCAACGCGGCCGCCAGGATAGACGGCACGGTGGTTCCGGTGGGCGGCACCTTCAGTTTTCTGGAGAATCTGGGAAGCATTACTCCCGAGAACGGCTTCGTGGGCGGCCTGATCATCAGCGGTGGACGCACGGTGGACGGGCTGGGGGGCGGCGTGTGTCAGGTGAGCACCACCACCTTCCGCGCGCTGTACGGGGCCGGGCTGCCGGTCGTGGAACGCAACCAGCACTCCTACCGGGTGGGCTATTACGAACCGCAGGTGGGATTTGAGGCCGCCGTGTACGATCCGGGCCTGGACCTCAAGATGAAGAACGACACCGGCGGGCCGCTGCTTATCCGCACCGTCAACGACGACGCCCACAGCACGCTGGAGGTGCAGCTCTGGGGCCTCAAGCCGCAGCGGACCGTCAAGGTCAGCCCCGCCGTGATTCTGAGCCGCACGGCGCATCCACCCGCCAAGTATGTGGTGAACGAGAAGATGCGTCCCGGCACCTCCCGCCAGGTGGACTGGGCACAGGACGGTTACAAGCTGTACATCACCCGGACCATCAAGGACAGTTCCGGCGTCCGCACCGACACGGTGGGCACCGAGTACCAGCCGTGGCAGGCGGTGTATGAGGTCGGTCCCAGCAACTGACCTGCCGCGTCAGTCTGCTTCCAGTGCCTCCAGCTGCTGCCGGAACTGCGCCGGGTCGCGGGTCGGCAGATCGCAGGTGTGGTTGCGGCAGACATAGCCGGTGCCGCCGCCGGGGCGACCCTCCAGCACGGGCAGTGCGCCGCCGCCGGCGGTGAAGGCCAGGGCGGTGAAGGGCAGCGCGACCCCGGCGGCCACGTCCTCCAGTTCCGTTCGTTCCTGCGGCGTGCCGATGACCGCCACCTCCGAATGGGGCGCGGCCAGGAAGGCGGCGGCCTGCCACAACCCGCCGAAGCCCCCGCTGGCGGCGAGCATGTCGGCCTGGAAGCTCTGGACCGTGCGCCGGGCCAGCTCGCCGGCCCCAGGCAGGGCGTAATACCGGTCCATCCACACGGCGAGCAGCGCCGCCGCCGCGTTGTCGCTCAGGACCGCGCTGTCGAAGCCGGGGGCCTGACGGGTGAGCAGGGATTCGGCCTGTCCGCCCGAGGCCATGAACACGCCCGCCTCCTCGTTCCAGAAGTCGCGGCGCA
Above is a genomic segment from Deinococcus aerophilus containing:
- a CDS encoding bifunctional metallophosphatase/5'-nucleotidase, with translation MKRNLFLISSVLTLSSCSMTSNPAEPVTVAVVGLNDFHGNLEATNFSGVMIPDPADPTKQIRLKAGGIEAIGGYLAQERAKNPNLVFVGAGDLIGASPITSSLLRDEPSTIALSKLGMKFSSLGNHEFDQGLQELLRMQNGGCDSNDTAKACKFQNPYPAADFQWLGANVVDKTTGKPVFKPYAVQEVGGAKIGFIGAVLQGTPSIVSPDGVKTLDFLDEAASINKYVPELKKMNVDAIIVLIHQGGTAKDDFAQPACGTLDGPIVDIVNKLDPSIRAVITGHSHQGYNCLVGGRVVIQGDYYGHLLQRLDLTVDKANHKLLSIKAANVVVDTRTLPKDPAMTAILTRAKELTDAVKQTPVGTLATPTISRTSNAAGESALGDVIADSQLAATQDKGAVIAFMNPGGIRADLTASAAGNTATFGDIYTVQPFGNTLVVMDLTGAQIKALLEQQFDNPAAGSSRILQVSKGFTYSYDSTAAKGSRVDAASIKLNGQTLDPTKSYRVTMNSFLAGGGDSFLVLKDGTNVLQLPNLVDVDAFVAYAKANPGLAGGPQNRITKTK
- a CDS encoding VanW family protein — translated: MKFWVGGISALALLGGALAVGAVAGSDDQLAPGFRVGGVDVGGLTRAQALAAVSGQTLRAPQVTVVAGHHRWTVEAGALGWHADAEASVAAAERATAERTALQRLRGLVGQEQPQNFPLVAAVDAAAAGRALATLTAGLVTPPTDARVYFDKVALRYAVRADAPGQEFEVEAAARAYAAAPATTLLRVTVQDRMAQVRAQDLQGHVAQGNALMRPFGATLAGTKRKGVLTALQVANLYWVRPEGVVPDPAALKRAFGLLTETVDQPARNARFAARGDKLVGMPEQAGRVTDRAAAYAAFKTAVFDASKTSVILASRVTTPTLTLKQLPDAGKLQLIHTGRSTYDHSSPERRTNVANAAARIDGTVVPVGGTFSFLENLGSITPENGFVGGLIISGGRTVDGLGGGVCQVSTTTFRALYGAGLPVVERNQHSYRVGYYEPQVGFEAAVYDPGLDLKMKNDTGGPLLIRTVNDDAHSTLEVQLWGLKPQRTVKVSPAVILSRTAHPPAKYVVNEKMRPGTSRQVDWAQDGYKLYITRTIKDSSGVRTDTVGTEYQPWQAVYEVGPSN
- a CDS encoding aspartate aminotransferase family protein, yielding MTATPETNKSKWLSAEMKYDSGVYNKHEVVMVRGQGATVWDENGRSYIDCVAGYGVANIGHSHPDVVKAIQEQAGKLMIMPQSVPNDKRAEFLQELVGVLPAGLERVFLCNSGTEAMEAAKKFAITGTGRKRFVSMKRGFSGRSLGALALTWEPKYREPFGEAVDNKNVDFVTYGNIEELRAAVTEETAAVILEPVQGEGGVRPGSLEFIQEARRITQEKGALLIMDEIQTGFCRTGKMFATEHFGVTPDGMTLAKAMAGGVPIGAFVMTAEVADRMPAGGHGTTFGGNPLSMAAGLAAIRAMKREGMAEQAREKGAYFMEKLRAIESSKIREVRGMGLMIGVELKEKSAPYITALEHDEGVMALQATPLVVRFLPPITISKEQIDTVVAAFERVLNTVNPRAERQAQLAAQAEEKQSE
- a CDS encoding cob(I)yrinic acid a,c-diamide adenosyltransferase is translated as MKLYTKTGDGGTTGLYGADRVSKAHSRVEAYGTVDELNSVIGLARAHNTRSHKPDPALDADLEYLQNALFDLGADLASRPGTTYEAKISRIDAQDSAFLEAMIDRYQEAAPPFTGFVHPGGTPAAASLHVARTVARRAEREVIRLLQEEDANPEVQIYLNRLSDLLFVMARAANQAAGIEEHAWLVKGRR
- the malQ gene encoding 4-alpha-glucanotransferase, producing MTISRSSGVLLHPTSLPGPYGIGELGAYARHFIDWLSDGGQRYWQVMPLGPTGYGDSPYQAFSAFAGNPYLIDLATLREDNLLHDTDFSGMPTFAPARVDFGQQYIWRNQMLERAYISYVGGAAPQLTPEFEAFKSEEKSWLDDYALFTALKAEHGGLPWNAWQPAVRDRDPEALDAARTRLAGAMERVRFIQFLFFRQWNAVRAYAHGKGIEIIGDIPIFVAMDSSDAWAGRDQFYFDDQGQPTVVAGVPPDYFSETGQLWGNPLYNWEVMRKDGFAWWIERFKGSLKLFDLIRIDHFRGFAAYWEIPFPAETAMHGRWVPALGHQMFEAVREALGVLPIIAEDLGVITPDVEKLRDDFGFPGMAVLQFAFGGGDFSVNDFLPHNLRENQVVYTGTHDNDTTRGWWANASDQERHNFRVYTSSDPTEEGFAWQLTELAFGSRANLAVVPLQDIFNLGSADRMNLPGTTGDHNWTWRYFAGDLRPDLAARLRALTEMTGRLGR
- a CDS encoding pyridoxamine 5'-phosphate oxidase family protein, yielding MSDFYDPRKRDPSLSRRPHNRRDDPWIREVLGRVCIGRVATVWQSEDGRPFPFITPLAFAYRPETHDLVYHTNITGRLWANTVQGHPATLEASEIGALLPSNSPLELSVQYRSVIAFGTARLLTDPQEARAALTVLSERIFPDLCIGQQTRPILEGDLARTSVYSLAIERWSGKENWMPGADQTQDWPALTPELARLRPALSEPGRLVP
- a CDS encoding DMT family transporter codes for the protein MNRRDALQLFLLSAVWGISFLLIKWGGEVFPPLWVALLRCVFGGGVLWLALRLGGHSLPPARLWKPLLLVAFFNNVVPWTFFAWGEQSVSSNIAAILNATTPLFTLMISLGVREVVPSARVILGVLIGLGGVGLTVFGGLSGGHATALGIAVLAAAGLGYAIATVIAKRALGGLKPVGLATTQLTLAGLLLLPAALLGPPPAALTLQAVTAMLFLGVFGSGLAYLLYYGLLSRVSSTQVVAVTYLLPVWGLFWGAVAGERVGTLSVVGVGVILAGLALLNLRFRRVRIPVLT
- the pdxR gene encoding MocR-like pyridoxine biosynthesis transcription factor PdxR codes for the protein MVAPQKAPLRAKHSGPLRADLPIALRLQRGAETPLQAQLAAELRAAVLSGALPEGTTLPGSRTLAAGLGVTRGVVAGAYAELVADGTLEAVVGRGTRVSAGAARGQLVDSPAPGWFRRPTAAPVDGPGTARGIHFRVGVATTATLDTRAWRQAWAHAARTRVSGDYSDPAGEPELRAALAAFVGRSRGLGAAPERVLVTAGSLQALNLILRLLPPASRVLLEACGYRAARQAIMDAGHHVLPLQVDADGPVIGPDTPAARLAYVTPSHQFPLGGRMSLPRRLALLEWARAHDALIVEDDYDGEFRYGAPPLPTLAGLDSSGGRVLYLGTLSKVLTPAVRTGFVVGPGALMPALVRARTLLDSGHPLPVQHALLHLLRTGEIDRHIRRTRRWHAGVRAALTQILEPLAPHVTLGGIEAGLHVCLHLSPAHDAREVAAELARHGVFVSTLHPYTFDGPVPNALLLGYGGLTAHEAAAGAREIVRVLTQKAVAARRARRPARPAQV